GTCGGCTTCCAGCGATTTATCCAGAATGTCCCACGTTTGCCGTTCGTAGTTGAATGCGACCGCTTGGATCGTCTTTTCGGTCGGGTGAGTCAACACGCCGGAGATATCGGCTTTGTCGTTCTCGGCGATCAGCTTCTCTTCGCCGGTTTTGAGATCCAGCGACTTGAGCGCGGCGGTGTTCCGCTCGCGGCTATCATACATATAAGCAATGTCGCCGCTTTTGTCGAAGCCGGCGATACCGGTCGTCATCGCGTCGGCGGCGTCGATCTTGAGGAACTCTTTCCAGTCTTCTTTGCCGTCGGTTTCGGTCGGCGTCAGATACATCTGACCGGCGTCCGGCGTGTAGGTCATCGCAAAGCGGACCTTGTAGTTGTCGTCGGTCAAAAAGCCGGCGAAGCCGGGGTTCTCTTGCAGCAGCTCTTTTTCGCCGGTCTCAACATTCAAGCGATACAGATCATGTAACTGCGGATTGCGATCGTTCAGCCCGATCAAGATTTCGTTGGGGAAGTTCTCGCTGACGTTGTCGATCTCGGCACGAATCTTTTCGAGCGGCGTGAGGTCTTTGATTTCATCGGTCGTCAGATTGACGGCGTAGATGTGGAAGTTTTCATCCCCATCTTTGTCTTGCGTGTACAGAACGTGATTGTTGGTGTACGACCAGCTAAAGCTGCGAATCCCGCGATGCGTGTCCTGGGTGATCGGTTTGGCGTCTTTGCCGAGCGATGCGGACGAGCCGACCCAGACGTTGAGCACGCCGTCGACCGGAGCCAGATAGGCGAGTTTCGTTCCATCAGGGCTCAAACGAGCACGGGCTTTCTCGGGATTGCCAAAAAACTTACGGCGAGGGATCAACGGCACGTCGCTCATATCGAAGGCTTTCTTCTCAGCAGTGGGTTGGGTGGCTTCCGGCTTCATCTCGGCTGGTTTTTCTGCGGCGGTCTCGGGCGGTTGAGCGGTTTCGCCCAAGGAGACGTCTGGAGCGCTGACATTTGACGCCGGCGAAGATGCCTGGTCAGGCGAAGGAGTACATCCGCCTAGCGCCGCGAGCGTCGCAATCCCCAGCGCCAAGTTACAGAGCAGCCGTTGCAGATCAGTCATGATGAGGTCCCTTCCGTGATGGCCGGCCGCCATAGATTGGCGGCCCGTTCAACTTTACCCAACTAGCAGCGTCTATCAGGATAAAGGATCGCAAGCGGCAAGCCAACGGAGGGAGCGATATTCTGTGAGACGCTAACTTTTGCCCACTTGGACCGCGCCGCCCATATTGGCGATGCCGGGACCGTAATACTGCTTTCCTAATGGCAAGATCATCGGCTCTTCATACGGCCGATGCGGCAGCATCGTCGCGAGTTCGTGCAGCTGTTCCAGCGTTTCCGGCTCCAGCGGCCCTAGTTTGGCGCCGTTAACGCTCGCTTCGAGCTGCTGCCGTGTTTTGGCGCCGATCAGCACCGTCGAAATATCGGGGTTACTCAGCACAAAGCGAAGGCAAAGTTCGGGCAAATCGAAGCCGGTCTCTTCGACAAACGTATAAAGCCGCAGCAGTTGTTCGCGGCGTCGGCGACTCATCCAGTAAGGGCGATCCAAAACTTCTTTGTCGAATCGTCGACTCAAAAAGCCTTGTCCCAGCGCCGAGCCGATGATGACGCCCATCCCTTGTTCTTTAGCCGCCGGCAGCAGTTCTTCTTCCGCTTCGCGAAAGAGCAGGTTGTAGTTGAACGCCGTCAGCAACACGTCAAACAGGCCGGTGCGAACCAGCGACGTCATCTCGGCGACGGTGGTGCCGGCCAGACCGATCGCTTTTACCTGGCCAGACGCTTTCAGCTCTTGCAGCAGATCAAGGACCGGGCCAGCGAGGGGGCGAAAACTGTTCCACCAGTTGTATTGCAAGGGACGATCCGGCTCATGAATCAACAGAATGTCGATCTGTTCGCGTCTCAGTAGGCGGCGGCTTTCGGCCAACGATTCTTTGAGCTGGTCGACATTTTGTGGATCGAAAGGAGTCGGCCGACCGCCAAACTTGGTCGAGACGATAAACGGCTTGCCCGAATCTTGCAGCGCTTTGCCCAGCGTCGCTTCGCTGTCGGCATAGGCGGGGGCGGTGTCGCAGTAGTTAATTCCCATTTCGGCCGCAGCCGACAGCAGTTGGGTGGTTTCGTTTCCTCCGCCGCCCAAAGAGGACGTATAAAGTCCGCCCAGCGACAGTTCGCTAACTTGAATTCCGGTATGACCTAAAGGGCGGAGTTGCATGAGCGGGGCTTACCTGCGAAGAAGATTCGGCGGAATACGTTGTTTAGCATAGAATAATGAGAGCCGATTTACCAATTTACCGGTTTGGATGAGTGTCGCCATGGACCTGCCGTTAAGCGAAAAAACCGAGTCGCTGATTCAAAAGCATCTGGCCAGCGGCAAGTACGACAGTCCGCAGCAGATTGTCGAAGAGGCGTTGGAGCAATTTGACCAACATGCGGCCGCCCTGGCGGAAGTGAATGCAAAGCTAGAGGTTGGCCTCGCGGATTTGCGTGCTGGGCGCTTTCGTGAGATCCGTACGGAGGAAGATGTTGCGTCGCTGAAGAAAGATGTATTTCAAAGGATTAAAGAACGTCATGAGCTAGAGGACTAAATGTTCTATCAGCTCTCGGCGGCTGCGGAATCCGATTTGGATGCAATCGTAAACTATCTTTTTGGCGAAAGTCCGGTTGCCGCCAGCAAGGTATTTGATGATTTGACCCAACGTTTTGAATTGTTGTCAACACAGCCGTTGCTTGGCGAAGTGCATCCTGGCCCGCGGCATTTTCGGCGAAGTATTGTCGGGAATTACGTCGTCTTTTATGTTCCGTTGAATGCTGGAATTGAAATAGCACGTATTCTTCACGGCAATCGCGACATCACGGCACTCTTGCGGTAACCATGACCGACTCTTCTAAAAACAGCGACGCCGAGAACCCCTTCGCTTCGCCCAATTGCGATGCGCCCGACCGACCGGTTCGCGATTGTCCCGACTGTGCGGCGCCGATGGAGTACGGGATGATCACCTCTTACGCGCCGATCAAATGGCGCATTCTCGATCGTTCGAT
The nucleotide sequence above comes from Blastopirellula sp. J2-11. Encoded proteins:
- a CDS encoding alpha/beta hydrolase family protein, encoding MTDLQRLLCNLALGIATLAALGGCTPSPDQASSPASNVSAPDVSLGETAQPPETAAEKPAEMKPEATQPTAEKKAFDMSDVPLIPRRKFFGNPEKARARLSPDGTKLAYLAPVDGVLNVWVGSSASLGKDAKPITQDTHRGIRSFSWSYTNNHVLYTQDKDGDENFHIYAVNLTTDEIKDLTPLEKIRAEIDNVSENFPNEILIGLNDRNPQLHDLYRLNVETGEKELLQENPGFAGFLTDDNYKVRFAMTYTPDAGQMYLTPTETDGKEDWKEFLKIDAADAMTTGIAGFDKSGDIAYMYDSRERNTAALKSLDLKTGEEKLIAENDKADISGVLTHPTEKTIQAVAFNYERQTWDILDKSLEADFAFLKEQEDGEIQVTSRTLKDDLWTVAYIRDDGPIDFYLYHRGDEKKAEFLFSSQPELAELPLVKMHPVVIDARDGLKLVSYLTLPKGSNPDGGMQTTQPLPLVLDVHGGPWARDDWGFNPMHQLLANRGYAVLSVNYRGSTGFGKDFLNAANKEWAGKMHDDLLDSVDWAVAQGIADPDKVAIMGGSYGGYATLVGLTYTPDKFCCGVDIVGPSSLVTLLNNVPPYWMPFMPVMKDRVGDHESEEGIKFLNSRSPLNFVNKITKPLLIGQGANDPRVKQAEADQIVKAMEEKNIPVTYVLFPEEGHGFAKPENRFAFNAVTEAFLAENLGGRFEPIGDAFVGAKLEIPAGAADVPGVEAALQK
- a CDS encoding type II toxin-antitoxin system RelE/ParE family toxin; amino-acid sequence: MFYQLSAAAESDLDAIVNYLFGESPVAASKVFDDLTQRFELLSTQPLLGEVHPGPRHFRRSIVGNYVVFYVPLNAGIEIARILHGNRDITALLR
- a CDS encoding aldo/keto reductase gives rise to the protein MQLRPLGHTGIQVSELSLGGLYTSSLGGGGNETTQLLSAAAEMGINYCDTAPAYADSEATLGKALQDSGKPFIVSTKFGGRPTPFDPQNVDQLKESLAESRRLLRREQIDILLIHEPDRPLQYNWWNSFRPLAGPVLDLLQELKASGQVKAIGLAGTTVAEMTSLVRTGLFDVLLTAFNYNLLFREAEEELLPAAKEQGMGVIIGSALGQGFLSRRFDKEVLDRPYWMSRRRREQLLRLYTFVEETGFDLPELCLRFVLSNPDISTVLIGAKTRQQLEASVNGAKLGPLEPETLEQLHELATMLPHRPYEEPMILPLGKQYYGPGIANMGGAVQVGKS
- a CDS encoding PF20097 family protein; this translates as MTDSSKNSDAENPFASPNCDAPDRPVRDCPDCAAPMEYGMITSYAPIKWRILDRSMLERLLAGGDEPVVGSDFALRLGPFRSDSFRCRICGMIIIAPRSEQPKKESKKA